The genomic segment TTCGGTTCCAGTTAGGATTGTTCCATTATTCATGTCGTAAAACCTCCGAAGGTTTGATTGTCGCTATATTTCTTCCCAGCATTGTGCCCGTGAGACCCCCTATGACTACGCAAAGCAGAACGGAAAATGTGGCCAGAGTCCATGACACATGTACGGGAAGCCTAAGTGTTTTGAAGATCTGATCGCCGCCGCCGGGCAAGAAGTGCGGGGTGGGGCTCATCTCCCAGGGGATCGGGATGTTGACCTTCATAAAACTCAATCCGTACGCCGCTACGAGGGCTATTGCCAATCCCAGCATACCTGCGAGGAAGCACTGGGTTACAGACTCTGACAGGAGCTGCGTCACCACGTTACGGTTCGTCCAGCCCACCGCTTTGAGCACGCCTATTTCTCTTGTCCGCTCGGCGATGTTGCCCGCCATGGTTTTGAAGGTGATGAGGACAGCAACGATAATAGCGATCAGGGAGGCTGCCATCGTGAGTTTGCCGGAGAGAGCAAAAAGGTTGCCGAGAAGCTTGAGGAACGATTCAGGGGTACCGATGGCGGCCTTCTTGTCAACGATGTCGGGGATAGCCGCGGCCAGCGCTGTAATCTTGTCCTGATCGGCCTTGATAAAGAGAAGGTTAACGTCTGCCTGCTGAAAGGGCGAGACCGACTGAACCTGAGGAGAGTCAACGGCAAGCTTCTGTGCTTCCGCTAACGGCACATACACATTGGCGACCGCGATCTTTGCCGCCCTGGAGGCGTCTATCATCCCCACCACCGGATAGGAGTGCTTGGCCACCGATATTGTGTCACCCACTTTGATATTGAATTGCCGGGCGTAGGAGTTCTCGATAAGCGCTTCTGATTTGCCATCTTCCAGAAAACGACCTTCCGTAACGGCGCGAGAGAGCGTTGCGGGTCCCACGGCATTCTGCTGTTCGATGCCGAGGACGATCCAGGCCCTGTTCGGGTCGAAAACCCACAGAAGAACTGCCTTGCCTATGCCTCTCACCCCCGCAAGGCCCTCGATCTTCTTTACCTGGTCATCACGTATAGTTTCAGCCGAACAGGGGAAGACAGACCCTTCAAGCTTTTCCGGTACGTTGCCGGGTCGTTGCACCGTGATATCGGCCCCGATCTCTTTGAGCGGTGCATGCGCGGCCTGCCGATATGCAGCCGAGAGGGAGTTGAGGATGATCAGAAGGGCAACCCCTATGGAAAGCCCAACGATCGCCGCAATGGTCCTCCGTCTCTGGTAATAAAGTTCGTTAATCAAGTAGTGCAGGTTCATTCATATTCCTCCGTATTGCGATACTCCGTGATGACAAAGTAACCGGGAGCGATCCGCTCTTTTGAAATTGCCTGTTATGGACATACCGCCTCTCTATGCTCCCCCATCGCGTTTTCGATCATGTCCATGAATTTCTTTTGCTGATCCTTGTTGAGCATGGACTTGAACTCGATCATGTGGGAGATAACGGTCCTCTGCATCTCCTCCTGTTTCTGGTTGATCTCAGTTATGGTAGCCTCGATCGCCTTGTTGTCGGGGTTATCCGCCCGCATGAGGGCGAGCATTGAACCCCTTAACCGGTCCACTTCCTCTCTCTTCTTCATGAGGGCGCTGTGAAACAGTAGTGCCTTTTGCTGGAACAGCTTCATCTGTTCGGGTTTCAGGGATAGCTCTTCGAAGAGCATGCCCGGGCCGTAGGGTGCAAACGGAGCCAGTGTGCCGTGCGGTCCCGAGAACTGGGCCATGTGGTGATATCGGGCTTCCTTGTAATGGGTGTAGACCGCACTACCAAGAAGCGAGACATTCAAGAGCAGGGAAAGGACGAGGATATATTTCAGAATATTACTTTTCATCGGTTGCCCCCATTA from the Syntrophorhabdaceae bacterium genome contains:
- a CDS encoding ABC transporter permease, which produces MNLHYLINELYYQRRRTIAAIVGLSIGVALLIILNSLSAAYRQAAHAPLKEIGADITVQRPGNVPEKLEGSVFPCSAETIRDDQVKKIEGLAGVRGIGKAVLLWVFDPNRAWIVLGIEQQNAVGPATLSRAVTEGRFLEDGKSEALIENSYARQFNIKVGDTISVAKHSYPVVGMIDASRAAKIAVANVYVPLAEAQKLAVDSPQVQSVSPFQQADVNLLFIKADQDKITALAAAIPDIVDKKAAIGTPESFLKLLGNLFALSGKLTMAASLIAIIVAVLITFKTMAGNIAERTREIGVLKAVGWTNRNVVTQLLSESVTQCFLAGMLGLAIALVAAYGLSFMKVNIPIPWEMSPTPHFLPGGGDQIFKTLRLPVHVSWTLATFSVLLCVVIGGLTGTMLGRNIATIKPSEVLRHE
- a CDS encoding periplasmic heavy metal sensor, translated to MKSNILKYILVLSLLLNVSLLGSAVYTHYKEARYHHMAQFSGPHGTLAPFAPYGPGMLFEELSLKPEQMKLFQQKALLFHSALMKKREEVDRLRGSMLALMRADNPDNKAIEATITEINQKQEEMQRTVISHMIEFKSMLNKDQQKKFMDMIENAMGEHREAVCP